Proteins found in one Gigantopelta aegis isolate Gae_Host chromosome 12, Gae_host_genome, whole genome shotgun sequence genomic segment:
- the LOC121386755 gene encoding ectoderm-neural cortex protein 1-like isoform X1: MVRAVRFRRCVVRIHVSWRGLVTGRRPLRERSEIMDHTKNNIFQNIHEEMVKGTFNDLDIVCENGTTSANRLVLAAMSSYFRAMLTSNMTVSRMGVLNLPTVSVSVFQDILKMSLCSVDLVNEDNCVKMLDACEMMQLDDVKDLCHCYLKKSLVINADNCLQWWRLMNRYNVPDLSSRAFSYLTENLTDFVETENTGHLSKAELLEILSKDDLKCKEDVIMKGVMKWLEINNPDADDVKHIFRMIKINLVDPKFLVANVAFSKFICENNSVQEMIQNVLCSHIMAAGSISRFDSECKNVFILHYNEKKKTNSLLSCFTLEGTWEDVPPAPVDPGLWYSAASLGNKIYITGGVSRRKCTLVYDVCRREWKTGPDLEEERFWHCMATTNSKVYAIGGKYSNTIEEMSKSDTRWQVVGDLNQKRDLAFAATVGHNILVMGGRSEGRGSDVIQCFNTVTRCVSNLSSRLPHRSECLRGSVQLPDVYLLDYDGNVMHVQVTDSDGEIKIQVKSTTKWRSFDYCFGVLWQNGSLLSFSAAVANCEVKTYNVVEGKEENIIFPKSPKRGSVFSVISKTL, from the exons atggtacgggctgtgaggtttcgcagatgcgtggttcggatccatgtttCTTGGCGAGGGCTTGTCACGGGTCGTCGGCCGCTACGGGAACG ATCTGAAATAATGGATCATactaaaaacaacattttcCAAAACATCCACGAAGAGATGGTCAAGGGTACGTTCAATGACCTTGACATTGTCTGTGAGAATGGGACAACGAGTGCAAACCGTTTGGTCCTGGCCGCGATGTCATCTTACTTCCGGGCAATGTTAACATCAAACATGACAGTGAGTCGGATGGGCGTCTTAAATCTGCCCACGGTCTCGGTGTCGGTGTTCCAGGATATTCTCAAGATGTCTTTGTGTTCAGTAGATCTTGTAAACGAAGACAACTGCGTCAAAATGTTAGACGCATGCGAAATGATGCAGCTTGATGACGTCAAAGATCTGTGTCATTGTTATCTTAAGAAAAGTCTAGTGATCAACGCTGACAATTGTCTACAGTGGTGGAGACTTATGAATCGCTACAATGTTCCTGATTTGTCCAGCAGAGCATTCTCTTATCTGACAGAAAACTTGACTGactttgttgaaacagaaaataCTGGTCATTTGTCAAAGGCAGAACTTTTAGAAATATTGTCCAAAGATGACTTGAAATGTAAAGAAGACGTCATTATGAAAGGTGTCATGAAGTGGCTTGAAATAAATAATCCGGATGCAGATGAtgtaaaacatatctttagAATGATCAAGATCAATCTTGTTGATCCAAAGTTCCTCGTTGCGAATGTGGCATTTTCAAAATTCATTTGTGAAAATAACTCTGTTCAGGAAATGATACAAAATGTGCTGTGTTCACATATTATGGCAGCCGGTTCAATCAGcaggtttgatagtgaatgtaagaatgttttcatattacattataacgaaaaaaagaaaacaaattcactTCTGTCTTGTTTTACATTAGAAGGGACATGGGAAGACGTTCCACCTGCTCCAGTAGATCCTGGATTGTGGTATTCAGCAGCAAGTCTAGGTAAcaagatctacatcactggtgGTGTCAGTAGAAGAAAATGTACACTCGTCTACGACGTCTGTAGAAGAGAGTGGAAAACAGGTCCAGATCTCGAAGAAGAACGTTTTTGGCACTGCATGGCCACAACTAATTCCAAAGTGTATGCAATTGGGGGTAAGTACAGCAACACGATTGAAGAGATGAGCAAGAGTGACACACGTTGGCAGGTTGTTGGAGATTTGAATCAGAAGAGAGATCTTGCATTCGCTGCTACAGTTGGACACAACATTCTGGTGATGGGCGGACGGAGTGAAGGACGTGGATCAGATGTTATCCAGTGTTTCAATACAGTGACTCGCTGTGTGTCTAACCTCAGCTCACGTTTACCACACAGATCGGAGTGTCTGAGAGGTTCGGTTCAACTCCCTGATGTATATCTGCTGGACTATGATGGAAATGTGATGCACGTCCAGGTCACTGACAGTGATGGTGAAATCAAGATTCAAGTCAAGTCAACAACAAAATGGCGATCATTTGACTATTGTTTTGGCGTATTATGgcaaaatggaagcttgttgTCCTTCAGTGCCGCGGTCGCTAACTGTGAAGTTAAAACATACAACGTGGTTGAAGgtaaagaagaaaacattattttcccAAAGTCACCTAAACGTGGTTCTGTCTTCAGTGTCATTTCTAAAACATTGTAG
- the LOC121386755 gene encoding ectoderm-neural cortex protein 1-like isoform X2, with protein MDHTKNNIFQNIHEEMVKGTFNDLDIVCENGTTSANRLVLAAMSSYFRAMLTSNMTVSRMGVLNLPTVSVSVFQDILKMSLCSVDLVNEDNCVKMLDACEMMQLDDVKDLCHCYLKKSLVINADNCLQWWRLMNRYNVPDLSSRAFSYLTENLTDFVETENTGHLSKAELLEILSKDDLKCKEDVIMKGVMKWLEINNPDADDVKHIFRMIKINLVDPKFLVANVAFSKFICENNSVQEMIQNVLCSHIMAAGSISRFDSECKNVFILHYNEKKKTNSLLSCFTLEGTWEDVPPAPVDPGLWYSAASLGNKIYITGGVSRRKCTLVYDVCRREWKTGPDLEEERFWHCMATTNSKVYAIGGKYSNTIEEMSKSDTRWQVVGDLNQKRDLAFAATVGHNILVMGGRSEGRGSDVIQCFNTVTRCVSNLSSRLPHRSECLRGSVQLPDVYLLDYDGNVMHVQVTDSDGEIKIQVKSTTKWRSFDYCFGVLWQNGSLLSFSAAVANCEVKTYNVVEGKEENIIFPKSPKRGSVFSVISKTL; from the coding sequence ATGGATCATactaaaaacaacattttcCAAAACATCCACGAAGAGATGGTCAAGGGTACGTTCAATGACCTTGACATTGTCTGTGAGAATGGGACAACGAGTGCAAACCGTTTGGTCCTGGCCGCGATGTCATCTTACTTCCGGGCAATGTTAACATCAAACATGACAGTGAGTCGGATGGGCGTCTTAAATCTGCCCACGGTCTCGGTGTCGGTGTTCCAGGATATTCTCAAGATGTCTTTGTGTTCAGTAGATCTTGTAAACGAAGACAACTGCGTCAAAATGTTAGACGCATGCGAAATGATGCAGCTTGATGACGTCAAAGATCTGTGTCATTGTTATCTTAAGAAAAGTCTAGTGATCAACGCTGACAATTGTCTACAGTGGTGGAGACTTATGAATCGCTACAATGTTCCTGATTTGTCCAGCAGAGCATTCTCTTATCTGACAGAAAACTTGACTGactttgttgaaacagaaaataCTGGTCATTTGTCAAAGGCAGAACTTTTAGAAATATTGTCCAAAGATGACTTGAAATGTAAAGAAGACGTCATTATGAAAGGTGTCATGAAGTGGCTTGAAATAAATAATCCGGATGCAGATGAtgtaaaacatatctttagAATGATCAAGATCAATCTTGTTGATCCAAAGTTCCTCGTTGCGAATGTGGCATTTTCAAAATTCATTTGTGAAAATAACTCTGTTCAGGAAATGATACAAAATGTGCTGTGTTCACATATTATGGCAGCCGGTTCAATCAGcaggtttgatagtgaatgtaagaatgttttcatattacattataacgaaaaaaagaaaacaaattcactTCTGTCTTGTTTTACATTAGAAGGGACATGGGAAGACGTTCCACCTGCTCCAGTAGATCCTGGATTGTGGTATTCAGCAGCAAGTCTAGGTAAcaagatctacatcactggtgGTGTCAGTAGAAGAAAATGTACACTCGTCTACGACGTCTGTAGAAGAGAGTGGAAAACAGGTCCAGATCTCGAAGAAGAACGTTTTTGGCACTGCATGGCCACAACTAATTCCAAAGTGTATGCAATTGGGGGTAAGTACAGCAACACGATTGAAGAGATGAGCAAGAGTGACACACGTTGGCAGGTTGTTGGAGATTTGAATCAGAAGAGAGATCTTGCATTCGCTGCTACAGTTGGACACAACATTCTGGTGATGGGCGGACGGAGTGAAGGACGTGGATCAGATGTTATCCAGTGTTTCAATACAGTGACTCGCTGTGTGTCTAACCTCAGCTCACGTTTACCACACAGATCGGAGTGTCTGAGAGGTTCGGTTCAACTCCCTGATGTATATCTGCTGGACTATGATGGAAATGTGATGCACGTCCAGGTCACTGACAGTGATGGTGAAATCAAGATTCAAGTCAAGTCAACAACAAAATGGCGATCATTTGACTATTGTTTTGGCGTATTATGgcaaaatggaagcttgttgTCCTTCAGTGCCGCGGTCGCTAACTGTGAAGTTAAAACATACAACGTGGTTGAAGgtaaagaagaaaacattattttcccAAAGTCACCTAAACGTGGTTCTGTCTTCAGTGTCATTTCTAAAACATTGTAG